CCCGGCTAGCGGCAGGGACCGGCAGGAGACTGGTGAAAAAACGCCGCAAAATTATGCAGCGATCCAGGGTGGCGCCACCGTCCCTAAAAAGGTATGGATTGAGAATTATGATAACCCGGAGGGAAAGGTCACAGACGCTTATATCCGCGTCCGGCTGGTGCCCAGAATTGTCTTTGACAGCGATAACGCGGGAACCGGCATCAGCCTGGAGGGGCAGATAAGCTATAATTTTGCGGCGTCTGGCCCGGGAACGGCTGACAGCGGCTGGCAGCAGCAGGGCGACTATTTTTACTACAAAACGCCGGTAGCGCCAGGAGATACCACCACACAGCTGTTGGAGAGTGTTTTACTGGCTCCGGGATTTGTAATGCCCGAGGGATGTCATCTGGAAATACAGGTGCTGGCCGACGCGCTGGACGCGGCGGATCTGGGCGCTGTAAAAGATACATGGGGTGCAGATATCCCCATTCAGTAATGGCCGGTCGTTAGGAATGGCCTTAAAGTGAAAGAGAGGTTTAAAATGAACAAAAAGAAATGGACAATTGGATTAAGTGCGATTGCACTGGCAGGGATTCTTGCCGTTGGCGGCGTGCTGGCCTGGCTGACCGCGCAGACAGCCACAAAGAAAAACACCTTTGTGGCGACGGCCGGCCTTTCAGGCGCCATACAGGAGGTTAACTGGGATGGGCTTGACTATGGTAACAACCCTGTAACCCCGCAGCCATCCCCCCTTGGCAGAGATATGGCAAAGGATATGCTGCCAGGCATGGTCATTCCCAAAAATCCACAGGTGAAAAACACCTCGCAAAAGGAGCCGGCCTATATCGCTGTCCGTCTGGATATAAGCTGTGACGGCGCGGAGGGCCAGGCAGCGCTGGACGCCGTCAGTGCGTTTGCAGACATCCGCTTTAACACCGGAGAATGGACAGCGCTGGGTACCTCAAAGGATGGGAAGGCAGTGGTCTATGTGTATAATACCGCAGTCGAAGCTGGAAGCGAAACCAGCGATGTCTTTAAATCGGTAAACGTGCACGATAACGCGAACGCGGCGGACATTAAGGATTTCCAAATCGACGCGGCCGGTTACCTGGCACAGGTTCAGAGCGGCAAAACAGCGGCGGACTGCATTAAGGCAGCTTTTCCGGATTTAGTTTAGCCATGAGTGCGAGTAACCTGAAAGGAGCGAAACATGAATAAAAAAAGAGCCATCGGAATCACGGCTGTTCTGTGCACTGTGCTGTTAATCGCAGCTGGGACACTGGCGTGGTTCACAGATGCCAAGAAAACTGAAAATATTATCACCATGGGAAACGTGCGGATTGATCTGACCGAGCCGGAATGGAAAGCGCCAACAGGCGTTGTGCCCGGCGGCGTTTACCCCAAGGATCCAACAGTGATCAATACCGGTAAAAACAGTGCCTATGTACGCATCCGCCTGACCCACGACGAGGGGCTGAGCGACGCCCAGATGGATGACATTGAGCAGGCGCTGGAAATTCAGAAAGACTGGGTGAAATCAGAAGACGGCTGCTACTACTATCAGGCGGTTCTGCCAGTTGGGCAGAGCACGCCAGCACTGTTCACAGAGCTAAGCATCCCGGAAACCTGGGGAAATGAAATTGTGGACAAAACCTTTACAGTGAATGTGCAGGCAGAAGCGGTCCAGTCCGACCATTTTACACCCCACAGGACAGAGAGCGTCATTGACGGCTGGGGAGACACGCATGTGGAGCCCTATCCGGGAGAATAAATGAACCTTAAAATAAGCCTGATTACCAGAGGAAAGGGGTGATTGAATGAGTGTGATGACATTTTCCAGAAAAGCAGCCGTTTTGCTTCTGGCGGTCCTGATCCTGCTGGCAATAAGCGGCGTGGGCGTCAGGGCTGAGAATGAGCGCAACGTCATTTATGACGGTGAGGCTAAAAAAATTGTGAGCCTGCCAGACGATGATCTGTTCTTTAATTATAAGGAGCTGGTGCCCGGCGAGGTTCAGGAGCAGAGAATCTGGCTCAACAATAAGGACTTTAACAATGTGAAGATGTACCTGCACGCCGAGGCAGCGGAGGCGGAAGGTTTTGACACACCAGAAGAAAAAGCGCTTTCCGACGAATTGTTAAACCGCCTGAGCCTGCATCTGGACCTGACAACCGCTGACGGAAACGTCCGGACCATCTATGACGGGCCGGCCTCCGGGCTGCCGGAAACCAGCGGCCAGGGGACCTTAAAGGATGATATTTTCATTGGCGAGTACACCAAAAATGACCAGGGAATTATCGACGCGACACTGACGGTTCCGGGGGATCTTGAGAATAAATACCAGGAAGCCCTGGGACGGGTGCACTGGGTCTTTATCTGTGATGTTGCGCAGAGTGGTTCAAAAACCGAGGGGTCTGGCGGCGCGCCGTCTACAGGGCTGTTTGGACAGCTTGACAGTATGGGTGCTGCCTATCTGTTGGTTTTGCTGGCATTATTAAGCGTTTCAGGCGTTATGGTTAAACGAAAAAAACGTTAAAAAAGCGCGCGAGAGATGGCCGGAATGCTTCAGTGGAGCGGAGCAGGCTGGCCGTCTGAAGAGATTGGAGAAAGACTGGTGGAAAGGGCCAGTGGAAATAAAAGGTTTTGTAGATGTGTGAACAGCTCACGGGAGAGTGAAGTGAGCATTTAAAAAAGGAATGATCCAGGGAAAGCGCCATTTCCCGGCTGTCACAGGGCAGCAGGAGAGGATGCGGCAAGACGCCGCATCCTCTCTTTTGGCATAGGGGTGTCTATTCAACCACATACCGCCCGTCGCCCTCGCACCGGATTGGGGTTTCATAAAAATATTTTAACGCTTTTACAAGGTGTTCAGTGTCTCTTGCGCCGCCGGTTTCGTAGGGGGAGTGCATGGCCAGCTGGGCCAGGCCAATGTCTACAGTGTTCATGGGGGTGTGGGTGCTTGCGATATTGCCAAGGGTGGAGCCGCCGGCCATATCGGACCGGTTGACATAGTTCTGGACTGGGACGCCGGCCTTTTGACAGATGGCCCTGAAAATGCCGGCGGAGACCGCGTCGGTGGTATATTTCTGGTTGGCGCTGTGCTTGATGACAATGCCCTCGTTCATGTAAGGGCGGTTGGTGTCGTCCGTTTTTTCCGGGAAATTGGGGTGGACAGCGTGGGCGTTGTCGGCGGAGACCATAAAGCTGCCGGCCATGGCGCGGAAGGTATCCTCCCGGGTGCCTCCGGTGGCTTCTACGATGCGGGCCAGGGTGTCCTTCAGGAAGGTGGAGCCAGCGCCCTGCTTGGTGCCGCTGCCCACCTCCTCGTTGTCAAAGACGCAGTGCACCGCCACGTTTCGCGGGTGGACCGCGGCCAGAAAGCCTTTCAGCGATGCAAAGGCGCACTGGAGGTCATCCAGCCGCGGGGTGGAGATAAAATCATGGTTCGCGCCCCAGATGCGGCCAGGGTCCCGGTTATAAAGGAACAGCTCCGCGCCGGTGATGTCCGCTCCGGCCACACCGGCAGCCTCTGCCACAAGCTCTATAAGCCGCCCCCTGGAAGCGCCGTCGCCCACAAGGGGCAGCATATCCTTCTGGATGTTATATTCATGGCCGCTGCCAGACTTGCGGTCCATGTGAATGGCGAGGTTTGGAATGAGGAACAGGTCCTGGTCCAGGTTCACCAGGCGGGTAAAGATCTGGCTGCTGTGCTTAACGACCACCCGTCCGGCCGCGGACAGGGGCCGGTCCAGCCAGGGCGCGCGGAGCATGCCGCCATAGCCCTCCACGTTCAGCTTGGTGTAGTGGTCCTCCACGGTAATCTCGGGGTTATCCTTGATTTTAAAGGACGGAGAGTCGCCGTGGCTGGCGACAATCTGAAAGCCGGTATAGGCCCCCTCCGGAATTCTGAAGCCGATGAGAGCCGAGGCATTGCGGGTGACGTAGTAGCCTCGGCCAGGCGCCAGCTGCCAGGCGCTGCTCTCTTCCAGCGGGATAAAGCCTGCTTCTGCAAGCTGGGCTTTCATGGTGTCCACCGCGTGAAAGACGGTGGGGCTTTTTCCAATAAAGGATAACAGTTCGTGATTTAATGGTTCGTTCATGGTGACCTCCTTGTTTTACGACAGATCCCTGGCGTTCTGATGTTTTGCGATGTAGGGCATGATAAAGCCCAGCAGAACCAGCACAACCGGGGTCAGAATGTTTAAGATCAGCTCAAAGGGCTCATCGGAATAGATGCCGCCAATGCAGGCAATGGCGGTGACGATAAAGCACCAGGCGCCAAAAATGATGCCGACGGTTTTATTCTTGACAAAGTGATAGGCTGACGGGAACGCATTGCCGGCTTTTTTCAGGGCGATATAGGCCACAAACACCCACAGGTACCGCAGCGGCATACAGACCGAGTTCACCTTGACCAGCCATCGGACCAGCTCGTCTACGCTGCCAATGCCAAAGGCCGGCACCACAATGAGAATCCCCACAATGACTAAGACCATTTTATGGCCCTTAGTGTAAGCGCCGTACTTGTTCTGGACAAACAGCGATTTGGGGATGTACTCCTTATCCGCGCTGCCCAGTAAAATGCACAGCGGTGCATCAATGGAGAGGATCATGACCGTAAACTGACTGATGGCGTTGGTGAGGGCAAAGGCGATGACAAAAACGTTGCCCACGTGGTAGTATTCGCCAAGAGTGGCAAAGGCATAGTAAGCGCCGTTGGTCATCAGGTCTTTGGGGATATTGTTCGAGTCAAACATCATGCCCATAGCAATCGTACCCAAAACGGCGCAGACGCAAACCATGACCGCCAGGGCGATCATCCCGGTCGAGAAATCCTTTGACGGGTTTTTCATCCGGTTGACATAGGGGGACAGCTTTTCGCAGCCGCCCACGGCAAAAATGAGGATGGACAGGCCGGTGAAAAATTTCAAATCAAAGGTGGGCATAAAGGTCTGGAGCGACCAGTCGATCTGAAGGGTTTTGGCGCCGGTGATGGCCGGAGCGGCCATCATGAGCAGAATGTAGAGGATGGACATGACAAAGGAGGCCATACCAGCCACAGAGGCCAGCTTCTTGAGGATGCTGAGCCCTCTGGAGGCCAGCGCCAGAGCGACCAGGAAAATGGCCAGCCCGGCAAACTGCATGACAAGGGGGTTCATGTCACTGATGCGCGCGTCCTGGAAGATGGCCCAGCTGCTCGCGATCATCACCGAGTTTGGCTTCTGGGAAATGTAGGGCATGTGCACTACCCAGTAAGTCCAGCCTGCGTAGTAGGCCATGCGCGGCCCAATGGTCTGCATGATCCAAGAGCTCACGCCGCCCTCAGCGTCTTTGAAGGCAGACCCCAGCTCCCCAACCATGAGGGCGTAGGGCACAAAATACAGGGCGAAAATGATGATCCAGGCCACAATGGCCTTTAAACCATTGTATTCCGAAAAGCCGTTGATGACATTCCCGAAGCCCCAGACAGCTGTGAAGGCCATGAGCGCCAGGGTGTACCAGCTCATTCTCTTTTCAACAGGTTGCGTCTCGAGTTGATTTTTCATAAAGAATACTCCTTTTTATGCAATTATATAACTTGGATTCCTTGTCTATTATGCAAGACCTGAAGGAAAAGGTCAAGAAAAAAGTAAAAAAATAAATGTAAAGGGTTTGAGGCCGTTAAAACCCTGTCAATCTGAGGTGCTTTTGAGGATTTTGGTTTGTTATAATATATAATTGGTCAAGTACAGTTAAAAAAATAGCAGGGAGTCCTTTTTAATGAAAAAGAAAATCGTGTTTAAAACAAATGTCATGATCTGCGGTGTGGCCGCGGTGGCTTTTTTGTTGGCCACAGCGCTTAGTGGGTACGCAGGCTTTATGGCAGCTAAGGTAGATAGCGGGCAGGCCGCCGACGTGTTGGAAATGCATGGGCTGGCTGTAGCGGCAGGCCTGCTGTCCGTTGTGTTGGCAGTGACCCTGACGGTGCTCATACACACAGTCTACAGCTACAACCGACAGGTCATCACTTTGGCGCAAAACTGGGCCCGGGAGCACCAGACACTGTTTGAGAAAGCCACCAAGGAGCTTTACGATGATATCTATGAGCTCAATGTGACCAGGGACCGGCCAGCCAACCGCGCGACAGAGGATTATTTTGAGAGCCTGGGCGTTCCCAATGGCGCACCCTTCAGCGCGGCACTGGCCCTAGTGGCCGAGAAACAGATTAAGAAGGAGTTCCGCCAAGGCTATCTCGATACCTTTTTACCCGAAAACGTCCTGCGCGCCTATGAGAAGGGCCGGGAAATGCTGAGCTATGAGTTTATGATCTCCCAGGACGGCGAACATTACTACTGGATGCGCATCACTGCACGGATCGTGAGGTGGGAGAGCGACGGCAGTCTGCATATGCTCACTTACCGTCAGAACATCGATGCCGAGAAACGGCGGGAGCGGGAAATCCAGAAGCTGGTTCAGACCGATGAGATGACCGGCCTACTCACCAAAACGGCCACCGAGCGGCGGATCAGCCAGATGCTGAGGGAGGACCAAGTCTGTTTTTATGCTTTCTTTATACTGGATATTGATGATTTTAAGCAGGTGAACGACCAGTATGGCCACGCCTTTGGCGATGAAATCATCAGGAATTTTACCCAGACACTGAGCCGGCAGTTCCGGAAGAATGACATTATCGGGCGTATAGGCGGGGACGAATTTGTGGTTTTTGTCCAAGCGCCAGACCAGGACTGGGCCAGGGCAAAGGCACGCCAGCTTGTGACTGCCCTGAACAAGCCCTGCCTTTCGGGCGACAGAAGCTGGCATATCTCCGCCAGCCTGGGGGTCGCCTTTTCCAGCGCCCGGGGCAATGACTACACCAATTTTTATAAAACCGCCGACAGAGCTTTGTACGCTACCAAGGAACGAGGAAAGAACAGCTTCACGTTTTATGAATAGAAGGCAAAAAATGCCCCAGCCGTGTTGCGTGGCAGGCACCCCCTACTAATGACCGGAGCAGAATTTGAAAAGACAGGTGTATGGGGCTACGGCCTTTCCAACAGGTAATTGTGACAGGCTCTCCGGCCAGCCGCATAGGCTCTGGTGATGGGGATAATGGTGCTGTCCGCCATGCATCTGCTATCGCCGGCGACGGTTAGGATATGCTGCATATTGACCACGTAGGATGCTGAGGTCTGCATAAAGCGCCCATCCTTGAGCAAGGGCTCGATAAAACGGCTAAAGGGCAGCCGCTACGTTTTGCTCTCGATGATCCGGCCGTCTGTCAGACCGCAAAAAAGTGGTGTTTGTAGGATTCCACATAAGTAATCTGATAAAAAGAAATGGTCTGTTTGCCCTCCTTTGTCCACATGAGCAGGCGACCCACACTCAGTCTGTCCAGCTCTGGCATGGGGATATCGAGCAGGTAGATGTCAAAATGTCCGTTTCTTTCAGGCGTCTCCAGCATTCACTCTCATCTCCTGGAGATTTTGAT
The DNA window shown above is from Eubacterium limosum and carries:
- a CDS encoding SipW-dependent-type signal peptide-containing protein codes for the protein MNKKRAIGITAVLCTVLLIAAGTLAWFTDAKKTENIITMGNVRIDLTEPEWKAPTGVVPGGVYPKDPTVINTGKNSAYVRIRLTHDEGLSDAQMDDIEQALEIQKDWVKSEDGCYYYQAVLPVGQSTPALFTELSIPETWGNEIVDKTFTVNVQAEAVQSDHFTPHRTESVIDGWGDTHVEPYPGE
- a CDS encoding APC family permease, with amino-acid sequence MKNQLETQPVEKRMSWYTLALMAFTAVWGFGNVINGFSEYNGLKAIVAWIIIFALYFVPYALMVGELGSAFKDAEGGVSSWIMQTIGPRMAYYAGWTYWVVHMPYISQKPNSVMIASSWAIFQDARISDMNPLVMQFAGLAIFLVALALASRGLSILKKLASVAGMASFVMSILYILLMMAAPAITGAKTLQIDWSLQTFMPTFDLKFFTGLSILIFAVGGCEKLSPYVNRMKNPSKDFSTGMIALAVMVCVCAVLGTIAMGMMFDSNNIPKDLMTNGAYYAFATLGEYYHVGNVFVIAFALTNAISQFTVMILSIDAPLCILLGSADKEYIPKSLFVQNKYGAYTKGHKMVLVIVGILIVVPAFGIGSVDELVRWLVKVNSVCMPLRYLWVFVAYIALKKAGNAFPSAYHFVKNKTVGIIFGAWCFIVTAIACIGGIYSDEPFELILNILTPVVLVLLGFIMPYIAKHQNARDLS
- a CDS encoding M18 family aminopeptidase; amino-acid sequence: MNEPLNHELLSFIGKSPTVFHAVDTMKAQLAEAGFIPLEESSAWQLAPGRGYYVTRNASALIGFRIPEGAYTGFQIVASHGDSPSFKIKDNPEITVEDHYTKLNVEGYGGMLRAPWLDRPLSAAGRVVVKHSSQIFTRLVNLDQDLFLIPNLAIHMDRKSGSGHEYNIQKDMLPLVGDGASRGRLIELVAEAAGVAGADITGAELFLYNRDPGRIWGANHDFISTPRLDDLQCAFASLKGFLAAVHPRNVAVHCVFDNEEVGSGTKQGAGSTFLKDTLARIVEATGGTREDTFRAMAGSFMVSADNAHAVHPNFPEKTDDTNRPYMNEGIVIKHSANQKYTTDAVSAGIFRAICQKAGVPVQNYVNRSDMAGGSTLGNIASTHTPMNTVDIGLAQLAMHSPYETGGARDTEHLVKALKYFYETPIRCEGDGRYVVE
- a CDS encoding GGDEF domain-containing protein, encoding MKKKIVFKTNVMICGVAAVAFLLATALSGYAGFMAAKVDSGQAADVLEMHGLAVAAGLLSVVLAVTLTVLIHTVYSYNRQVITLAQNWAREHQTLFEKATKELYDDIYELNVTRDRPANRATEDYFESLGVPNGAPFSAALALVAEKQIKKEFRQGYLDTFLPENVLRAYEKGREMLSYEFMISQDGEHYYWMRITARIVRWESDGSLHMLTYRQNIDAEKRREREIQKLVQTDEMTGLLTKTATERRISQMLREDQVCFYAFFILDIDDFKQVNDQYGHAFGDEIIRNFTQTLSRQFRKNDIIGRIGGDEFVVFVQAPDQDWARAKARQLVTALNKPCLSGDRSWHISASLGVAFSSARGNDYTNFYKTADRALYATKERGKNSFTFYE
- a CDS encoding spore coat-associated protein — translated: MNKKKWTIGLSAIALAGILAVGGVLAWLTAQTATKKNTFVATAGLSGAIQEVNWDGLDYGNNPVTPQPSPLGRDMAKDMLPGMVIPKNPQVKNTSQKEPAYIAVRLDISCDGAEGQAALDAVSAFADIRFNTGEWTALGTSKDGKAVVYVYNTAVEAGSETSDVFKSVNVHDNANAADIKDFQIDAAGYLAQVQSGKTAADCIKAAFPDLV